In one Burkholderiales bacterium GJ-E10 genomic region, the following are encoded:
- a CDS encoding putative signal transduction protein with EFhand domain (Precursor), protein MKTIRITTAVISVFAPFLMVGFLLWKMPNALYHITEGLDWTWPAMLGLMMVFLYYVMAVYMKEEEEIKAEFESLDRDHDGYISRDDAAGWKRLALAFDRFDSDHDGRMSSAEFDEFEHSLARS, encoded by the coding sequence ATGAAGACGATTCGAATCACTACAGCCGTGATCTCGGTCTTCGCGCCGTTTCTCATGGTTGGTTTTCTGCTCTGGAAAATGCCGAACGCGCTGTATCACATCACCGAGGGACTCGACTGGACCTGGCCCGCCATGCTTGGGCTCATGATGGTCTTCCTTTACTATGTGATGGCCGTGTATATGAAGGAAGAAGAGGAAATCAAGGCCGAGTTCGAAAGCCTTGATCGGGACCACGACGGCTATATCAGCCGCGACGATGCGGCCGGTTGGAAACGCCTGGCGCTTGCGTTCGATCGGTTCGATAGCGACCATGACGGAAGGATGTCGAGCGCGGAGTTCGATGAATTCGAACATTCGCTGGCTCGGTCCTAG